One window of the Candidatus Cloacimonadota bacterium genome contains the following:
- the groL gene encoding chaperonin GroEL (60 kDa chaperone family; promotes refolding of misfolded polypeptides especially under stressful conditions; forms two stacked rings of heptamers to form a barrel-shaped 14mer; ends can be capped by GroES; misfolded proteins enter the barrel where they are refolded when GroES binds), whose protein sequence is MAKQMLYSHEARTSLKKGVDQLADAVKVTLGPRGRNVVLDKKYGSPTITNDGVTIAKEIELEGEFENMGAQLCKEVAEKTHDNAGDGTTTATLLAQAIIEEGLKHVTAGVNPMYLKRGLEKATKVVVDKIHEYSKEIKSNEEIAQIASISANNDPEIGKLIAEAMESVGKEGIINIEEAKSIDTGLEKVEGMQFDRGYLSPYFVTNADKMIAELEDPFILVHDKKISVLKDLLPILQEVSQQGRPMLIIAEDIEGEALATLVVNKLRGVLNVVAVKAPGFGDRRKAMLEDIAVLTGATVISEEMGRRLDSATMTDLGRAKKIIVEKENTTIREGGGSDEAVSARVKQIKAQIEETTSDYDREKLQERLAKLSSGVAVIRIGAATETEMKEKKARVDDALHATRAAVEEGIVPGGGVTLIQAAKALKTMKDLDSEEKMAVEILMKALERPAYQIAANAGEEGAVVVEKLKGYKEIHMGYNAANGKFEDLIKAGIIDPAKVVRSAVQNAASIAALMLTTECIITDIKEPEPPAPMANPGMGGGMY, encoded by the coding sequence ATGGCAAAACAAATGCTATATTCACACGAAGCCCGGACTTCCCTGAAGAAGGGAGTAGACCAGCTCGCCGACGCCGTGAAGGTGACTCTTGGTCCGCGCGGCAGAAACGTTGTCCTGGACAAGAAATACGGTTCCCCCACTATCACCAACGACGGTGTGACCATCGCCAAGGAAATCGAGCTTGAGGGCGAATTTGAGAACATGGGCGCCCAGCTCTGCAAAGAAGTGGCGGAAAAGACCCATGATAACGCCGGAGACGGCACCACCACAGCCACCCTGCTGGCCCAGGCCATCATCGAGGAAGGCCTGAAGCACGTGACCGCCGGAGTGAATCCGATGTATCTGAAACGCGGTCTGGAAAAGGCCACCAAGGTTGTGGTAGATAAAATCCACGAGTATTCTAAAGAGATCAAGAGCAATGAAGAGATCGCCCAGATCGCTTCCATCTCTGCCAACAACGATCCCGAAATCGGCAAACTGATCGCCGAAGCAATGGAATCCGTGGGCAAGGAAGGCATCATCAACATCGAGGAAGCCAAATCCATTGACACCGGTCTGGAAAAAGTGGAAGGCATGCAGTTTGACCGCGGCTACCTTTCCCCCTATTTTGTAACCAATGCCGACAAGATGATCGCCGAGCTCGAGGATCCCTTCATCCTCGTCCACGACAAGAAGATAAGCGTCCTCAAAGACCTGTTGCCCATCCTGCAGGAAGTTTCCCAGCAGGGACGCCCCATGCTGATCATCGCCGAAGACATCGAAGGCGAAGCCCTGGCCACCCTTGTGGTTAACAAGCTCCGCGGCGTGCTCAACGTGGTGGCAGTGAAAGCCCCCGGTTTTGGCGACCGCCGCAAAGCCATGCTGGAAGACATTGCCGTCCTCACCGGAGCCACCGTGATTTCCGAAGAAATGGGACGCCGCCTCGACAGCGCCACCATGACCGACCTTGGCCGCGCCAAGAAAATCATCGTGGAAAAAGAGAACACCACCATCCGCGAAGGCGGCGGCAGCGATGAAGCCGTTTCCGCCCGCGTGAAGCAGATCAAGGCCCAAATCGAGGAAACCACCTCCGATTACGACAGAGAAAAGCTTCAGGAACGCCTGGCCAAGCTTTCCAGCGGCGTTGCCGTGATCCGCATCGGTGCCGCCACCGAAACCGAAATGAAGGAAAAGAAAGCCCGCGTGGATGACGCTTTGCACGCCACCCGCGCCGCGGTTGAGGAAGGCATCGTGCCCGGCGGCGGAGTCACCCTGATCCAGGCTGCCAAAGCCCTCAAGACGATGAAAGACCTCGACAGCGAGGAAAAGATGGCCGTTGAAATCCTGATGAAAGCCCTGGAACGCCCCGCTTACCAGATTGCCGCGAACGCTGGCGAGGAAGGCGCTGTGGTCGTGGAAAAACTGAAAGGATACAAGGAAATCCATATGGGCTACAACGCCGCCAACGGCAAGTTTGAGGACCTGATCAAGGCCGGCATCATTGATCCCGCCAAGGTTGTGCGTTCCGCGGTGCAAAACGCCGCCTCCATAGCGGCCCTGATGCTTACCACCGAGTGCATCATCACCGACATCAAGGAACCCGAACCACCCGCCCCGATGGCCAATCCCGGCATGGGTGGAGGAATGTACTAA